ggcccgcgaaccaacccgagtctgacacccctgctctaagttgcccctagccatgattgttttttgtctcattgcgccccctgcgattggccggccacccattcagggtgtcccccatagttagctaggataggctccagcacctcctgcaacccttgcggttcagaaaatgaatgaatacaattttTCATTGGGGACATCCTTACTACTAAATAGTTTGTGACTCAAGGACTCCCTGGACTTGATTTTTTTGGATCTGGCAAAACGCtaatataaataatacaaataaaaatgtcaccTGTACGAAGCGAGCGCCGCACGTCTCGCATTTGTATGGCTTCTCTCCTGAGTGGATGCGAGTGTGAGTCTTGAGGTTGGCTGGTCGGTTGAACTGAGCACCACAGATGTTGCAGCGATATGGCTTCTCGCCTGGAAACAGTTGCAGTTTTTTACTCCGTTTTCATTTTTCAGAGCCAATAGGGAAAGACAACGTGGGTGGGACACGGGGACGCACCTGTGTGGACCGTCTTGTGGCTGGCCAGGTTGCCCTTGTAGCGGAAAGCGGCTTGACAACGGTCGCACTTGTAGGGTTTGTCGCTGTGGACTTGGAGCGAGTGCTGCTTCAGAGCTTCCCCCTCGGAAAACTTGGAGTCGCATTCGTTGCAGAAGAAAGTGCCGTTTTCTGGTCGGGAAAAGAGGGCGGAGGCTTAGAAAATGGGCGGAGACGGGTACGGAGAAACGGGCGGCGTATGGACTTGATTTAAAAACGTTGGTGGATTCGCATCTGGCCCTGTTTGGTTTGGAGTAAATCCaaaatggtggtggtggtggtggtgtgcaGTTTTTGGGTCGGTGTGGATATAAATAGGTGAATTCTGTGGGGAGTGAACAGCCAATCAGAGAGGTGGTCTTGTTTTTTGCACTGTGGTTGAAACCTGATCTGAAATTGCATCTTTTGGATGGAGCAGGGCTCTTGTAGCCAGgggcattatgggaaatgtagTTCAGTTGTAATCAGATTCCGCAGTTAGAAGTACGTTGGCGGACAtgagtcaggtttttttttaatgtggcgCAATGAGGCGAAGGAATGTTGTGAACTGAAATTTATTAGGTGAATTTAGTTATGCAATCAAGTTCTCTATTGtttatttggaaaaagaaaagctttgtatttttttgtctttgagcTTTTGCTGAAAATTAATCAAGCGCTAGAAAAACCCGATAGAATTGAAGTGACATTTTAGAGTAGCGTGGTAATCCTGTAAGAAGAAGTTTTAGGAGAACTTACCGCAACTGGAGTCGGAGTACTCGGAGTGCATTTCGGTTCCGTCCTCGCCAAGCCGCGACCGCGAAGGGCAGACCTCAGAGTGTTGCGGGGATTGGGCGCCACATGTTGAGCAGTTGAGGCGGTTCAGGAATCGCGAGGCGTGTTGACCCTCCACGTTCCGAAGGGAGACGTCCAGGGAACTTGTTAAAAGGAAAGTTGGAGTGTCAATCGATGCATTCAAGGAATTTCGGGAGTTTTCCTGAGCAGATACACTTGGACTTTCTGGTTTTTCCTGGGGTGTCGTACCCGTGCAAAAGTCAAAAAGGCGCCAGAAATCTTGGGCAATGGACCTTTTTCATTATTACAGAGGTATTTTTAGGTTATGGAAAGTGAAACTGTAACAACATCTTTTGTGTGAGATCCACTAacagtttgtttatttttttagtactttttggaggaatttttttttaaattaatccaGTAATTTGTTCATTGCGGTGTCAAAAATCCTCATtagcaaggaaaaaaaagagtttaaTTATTCCTCATAACTTTGACGATCACGTTAACTAAATCATAAtcgtaaaaatataaaatatacgcagacattcaattgaatttgaatttacGTTAgatcatatgtgtcaaagtggcggcccgggggccaaatctggcccgccgcatcattttgtgtggaccgggaaagtcaatcatgagtgccgactttctgttttagaatcaaattaaaatggagtatatatgtatattaaatttccggatttttccccttttaaatcaattgtaattttttaaatcaatttttttctgtttttagttcaaaaatcattttgtaaaatctaaaaatatatttaaaaaaagctaaaataaacattgttttagatctattaaaaaagtgaatattcagggattttaatccagttcttataatccatttatgaaaaaaaatctaaatattatatctataatggtccgatgtatattaaatttcctgattttcccccttttaaatcaatcagtcattttttaatccattttttctgtgtttttagttcaaaaatcattttgtaaaatctgaatatatatatatatatatatatatatatatatatatatatatatatatatatatataaagctaaaataaactttgttttagatctataaaaaactgaatattcagggcttttaatctattaataaaaaaatataaatattatatctaaaatctaACCTTTGCATTCGATTATTAGAATCAGGACAAATCCcaaaacatcatttaaaaaaaaaaatgcctatgAAGAAATTTGTTGACTTTCTCGTTTCCACAATTCAAGcattcaaaagaaaacaacaaaaattcaaCTTCAAACTATTGGCAAACTTTTTCCACTATCATGGTtaacaatacaaaacaaaaaatgtggaTTGTCAGGATGAACAAGTCGGCAAAATTCCAAAAGCGGTTCAAGTATGAATTCTTTGCGGCTTTTCAACAAAATTCCTTCTGCTCCATTAAACAAATCACTGCAAATCCACGCAAGCAAAAAGACAGCTTATTTCCTAATGTTCCAGAATATATCAATAAACATTTGTCAGTCCAAAacggccccccaaaaaatagaggAAACAAAATTTATCTTTTTAAATCCCCTtaaataagctttttttttttacacccgcAATTATTGAATACCATTAATCGGCAATGGAGTTTtacatcagtgtttcccaaccttttttggtctgcggcacactttttacagtaaaaataaataaatcaaggcacaccactatctTCTGAAAATCTTATTTTAAACCAATATCGCttatattaacattaaaaaagtcattctcatcaaacaGGACTTCAATAATCTCCCCCAAATTACTCCAAAATAAATTTTTTGACACCGATTTAACGTCAAAGTTGAACAGCCTTCAGTTCGActgatattaaaataataaatacaattttttttaacctagttTTTGGCTTCCCTCCCAATTTTACACCAAAAACTAATTTTCACAGAGACAACTTTAAATCGACGCCccgaaaccaaacaacttccgttcCACATCCCATAAAAACcataaaatgacttaaatctcataatattccaatttttttccaatcttacTTAACATTACGAGAAAAGCCGTTTTACCATCAACAAAAATTGAAGCCTAGAAAACCCAAAAACTTCCTTCCAGTTGCCTTTCCATCAAAAATAAGCCAACAAAATGCCTTTTAATCTCCTAATACTAccatttgaatcttgttatagtCCAATCTATGATTTCCTATTTCAATTCTAACCTCATAATAGTCCGATTTTAATCTCCTTAATATTGACATTTCGCTCTTGGATGACAACCTCGTATGATTTGTTGTAATTTCCCGGGAAAAACACCATTCGACCGGAACCGGATTCGACCGGAACGTTCTCTCACCTGCCGATGATGTTGTTAAGTCGACTGCTCTGCGGCATGGGGTGATCTTCCACGCTCACCCGCGTGCTTTGCGCCTCCGGGTTGTCGCCGTCCCTCGAGTGGGGGTACGTCTGCGGACCCCCGCGTTGCGGAGACCGCAACCCGGGGTCCCGCGGACCGGCCTCGTCCTCCCTCACGCTCTGATTCAACACGATAAACTTATACTTCTTCCAATTGCGAGCTTTGGGGTCCTGCGTCCCCGACGTTGACTGCGGCACCCCCGAAACCGCCTGCGAGAGCCCCGCGTTCTTGCTGCTGCTGGACTCGGTTGGCGAGTTGGGCTGGCAGTCCGACTTGAGGGGGCTTTGCGGGCTGCTCATCAGACTCTTGCGCCCTGGCGGGTAGTGGTGATGGATCGGTTCGCCctcagggggcggggcttgctcCTTGTCtttgtggtggtgatggtggtggtggtctaGGGTCAACGCGGGGTAGTTCCGTTTCCTCCCGTTGAGACCCACGGGTAAACCGAAACCCTCGTGGTTTTCCTTCTTGACCTCGTCTTCGCGACCCATTTCCCTGGGGGCGAAGTTGGCGGCGTGCAGGACGCCGGAGGAACCCACCGCCCGGGCGTACTCGGCCCGGCCGATGGCCGCCGCGTCGTGAGGGTGCTTGTGGGGGTGGATCCCGCTCCGCGACAGGTCGCCGAAAGCGTGTTTGGCGTCGGTCAGCTTGCACAGTGGGAAGGGGAACCCCGGCACGGGGAATTGACCGTACAGGTGGTAGTTGGCGGGGGTGCCCACGCCGTTGAACATGCCGGCGGCGCCGTACGTGGGGCGCGCGTCCCGGAAGGGGGCCACACGGTTGTGAAGAGCGTCCACCATGTCGTGGGGACGGTAGGCGTGGATGTCTTGGGGCATGACCAGGGGGCTTACCAGGAACTCGTCTCGGGGGAGCTTAACGGTTGGATCGCTGTGGGAGGAGAAACCATGTCAATGCCCCAAAAACTGAAGATTAAGACTGCCAGAAAATGAGGTCCTCAGGACTTAGGACTTGACGAAGACCTCAGAATCTTAACCACCACCCCTCTTAGGACACAAAACCTAGATTTGTTCCCATCCCTGCAGACCGTCTGGATCACAACCCCTACGTAGATAGTCCAGAGAAGTTGACTATGGTCTTGAACCCAAGCCACACATTGGGATTTTACCACCCACCTGGACTTGATGAAACGGTGGCAAGTGTCCACCACGTGGTCCATCTGCAGGTAGACCGCCGTGTTCATGATAGCCACGATCAGACTCTCCCTGAGCGCCAGTCTGGATGTGTACATGAAGTCCAGCAGGATGGCAAAACCCTCTGGGTCCACTTTGGGGTCCAGACTGATGGCATTCAGATTGCACTTGTGCGCATCGGTGAAGATGGTGTAAAATAGtccgctgtttttttttttacacagacaATAAAAACAGATCATTATAGTCATCTGGACCTTCAGTTTTTGGCCTCAGGTCACCAATGTCGTAGACCGTTTTCATATGCGTACCTGCAAGCCATGAGGACGGTCTTGTGTGCCCGGAACTGCTGCCGGCTGACCAGGATGGTCACGTCGGTGAGGATGTCCCGACTCCGTAGGCGGTTCAGGTTTAGCAGGACGTCGCTGGCGTGACGCGTGAACTGGATGCAGCTGTCGGTCAAGCAAGACATCCTGCTGACTTCTAGatcacgtaaaaaaaaaagcacacaatttAGTTATAAACCGCTTTTTTTCCTGGTGAAGTTCCGCGCCTAAGCCACAAGAGGGAGCCATTTGGTTAACTAAAACGCCCAGTTACGGAACATTAAATTTTGACAcgctgttttttcttttttttttacccccctgCTCCTAAAACGCAGCTCTGAGGGAAATGCGGGTTGACAAGAAGAGGACAACAAATTATTTAAATGAATTACAATAAGGGGGCAGTGTGCATAGCGATGCGAGCGATTAGATTGCGCGTGGCTAAAAAAAAGTGCGTGATAGAATTATGCAGCATATAAACATTGtattacaataaaacaaaacaaaaaacgcaATCTTTTGACTTTAATTTCATCTTGTAAAAACGGTTTTATTacaagcaaaaatattttctttaaaaaaaaacatgcacaaaataaattcaattttccccaaataaatgcaactttaattttttttagatgtctggaacaacaataaaaattatctacaaaaataagtaaaaacaCTAAGCCCTTTTGGAACCgaataattaaaatttaacGGTTTTCAAAAGGGAGACACATGTCAAGTGATGTTCTGTCACGGGTTAATCATGAACTACATATTTGTCGTACATatcccaacaacaatttaactACTTTACTTTACATTTTAACTACCTGGACTTTttgcactattttttttcatacgtGCACAACTCAAAACAAATGTAATAACAATGCTTTCAATcgatagtggaaaaaaaaacatgcaacgtgcaacccctacttacgaaaaacgaaaaaaaaagacaagttgaCAACTCCACCGCGGaaacacgcactcacacgcaacAACACCACATTacacaaatccatttttttgcacatttatgcAACAATATCACGTTTAACCCATCGCGCATTCGACGTTCGAACCCAGCAAACACACGATAGAGTTcccaaacaaaatatttaaaaaaaaaatctcaaatcaaAGTTAGTCCGGACTGACAACCAGGAGGGGGGCGGCTCCGGCCGCTGGCTGCAGCCGCCTAAGGCGCGCCACATCCCGGCTACAGCGACCGCGAAGCACCGGGGGTGGCTCCGGAGGAGGTGGAAGGGGAAAACGGAACGCTTTCGCCGAGAGAGGGATGGGGTGGAAAAGGGGAGGGGAGGACGGCGTGAAGACGCGTGCTGCTCGGTTGTCTGACAGCCGGAGCAGCCGCCACCTTCGCCGCTTCaagtacgcacgcacgcagacaAATTAACCCcctaaaaatgttgtcatttaaGCGAGGCCATAAAGTGGCCGCTAAATGGTTACGAGGCGAGCTGGGAAGGAAGAGCAGAGGAGGGGAGTGATgatagaataaaaatgaatttttggaaaaaatcaCCTGGTAGCGCTTTCCTAGAAACTTCTTGCATCACCACTTCTAAGAAGCCCAGTTCTAAGAATCAGACCAGCTCAATTCTCGGAATTTGAGCCCGGGAACGTACCATCCTCTCCGTCCAGGGGGGGGAGAGGCTCTTAATCCCGCTTTGGGTTTTAACCACCATTTCATAACTTTTGTCAATAACAACCCTATCGGTATTAAATTCGAATATCCTCTCAATACTCAAGTTTTGCCCTCAAATGAgttaaaattgaatattttgttgtaaaattgttaaaatgagaCGAGGGCGCTAGGTTGGACTCCCCCGCGAGGTTGGTTGAGGCCAAACTGAGTTGACGTCACGGGCTGTGAGCCACGCCTCCTTCGCGGAGCTTGGGAGAAGTGGATCCGAGTCGTTACGTGCTAGCGAAAGGGGCTGTTTAACGTCGGCCGAGCCGAGCCCGGGTCTAGCCGAACCGGCGTAGCCGTCGGGGGGGGTCGTGGACAGCAAATTTCAAGCTCCTACTTCGCTTTAGACGGTTAGTTTAGGCGAGCGCGTGTTGGTTTGGGGCTAACggttgcatgtttttgtggtCGGCTTGGAGTGATGGACTTGTTGCTCGGGCGTCCGATTGTCAGCGAAGGCAACGCGAGCAACAAAGTTGGgaacatttgttttgatttgaattgaCGTGAAGATGTGATGAGATAGGACCATTtttgaacaatattttttttgtcatatatgCATAGCTCATTTGTAAAATgcgtttttttcttgtgttgagtaagatttgtattttgtgttttatacTTGATCTAGTTTCATATTTTATTACACgtctctttttaattttttggttaTCATTAGTACGTGTCATCTTGTTTGATTTATTgccttcatttttattcatgttttttaaaaatctaattatGGAAGAATattatagaaaatatatttgtttgccATTTcattataaatacatatttgcaCACAGTTACATATACCTTGCTGTTTTAATTCGTCTCATATTCACCTTTCAttgtatttaaattaaaaatacaaattaatacattacatttttgccAACTTATTTACTAaacaattttcattttgtttattttaccaTGTTATTTTCtaacctattatttatttatttattcatatctgCGTCCACTTTCCAAAGATCTtatcatgattaaaaaattaaatacatttcattttgtgTAATACCAATACACATTTTTCATGGGTGTCATTTTATTactctattcatatttttaaatagtatttcattttatcttttattctttttattcaacatatttttccatctattttttaaaaatgattcttgtcaatttttcgaAATCAGGATCAATAATCCTTTTTTATTCTTGTATTTTTAGCTTCTACTTAATATCCTTTAAGTTTTCTAGTAGTGTTAATATATTTAATAATGCATTTAAATGCATTTGTCTGGTTTATTTCACTGAATCATTTGAAACcataaagaaaaatcatttttaatagtttagaattttacaatagagtcgtatagatatatatttttagaagttTTTGGgcctacatatttttttatgattgttGTTGCCCTTTAATTTCAACATGTTCTTTCTAATAAGCCAAAACACATTGAATTGTCTTAAAAGGGAGCAAAATGACAGAGCGGGACCACCGCATCAAATGGGTGGAGGACACGTCGTGCCGTTTCTCGCACGGTGACGCCCTTTATTACAAAAATGCCACCCGATGAAAACCCATCTGAACTTGGTGTAGTTTGGACGTAGAAAAGCGAAGCGCGGATTGACGCTTAATGACTCGGCCTGGAAAGTTTGCCGGTCGCCATCGAAGAGAAGGGACTCCCCACTTTTAGCAAAGAAACCACAAAAACATGGTGGCCTCGttttacagtaatccttcgaatatcgcggtttcactacatcacatttttttctgggggatttatattttgtgttatttttttgtgtctgactcacagttctgggctcgagggttcgattccaggtgggtcctcactgtgtagagtgtGCATGctctcccgggcttgcgtgggttttctccgggtactccggtttcctcccacatcccaaaaacaagctCGCTAAGCTAACTATtggctaaattgcccccagctatgattgttgtctgtctccttgtggcctgcgattggctggccaccgattcagggtgttcaaagttagctgggatgggctccagcaccccgtacCACTTGGCGatctagtggttagcgcgctgtggttgtgggttcgatcccgggtcggtcctcactatgtggagtttgcatgttctccctgggcttgtgtaggttttctctgggtactccagcttcctcccacatccca
Above is a genomic segment from Stigmatopora argus isolate UIUO_Sarg chromosome 8, RoL_Sarg_1.0, whole genome shotgun sequence containing:
- the bcl6aa gene encoding BCL6A transcription repressor a isoform X2, with translation MPHSLQRKKEVSRMSCLTDSCIQFTRHASDVLLNLNRLRSRDILTDVTILVSRQQFRAHKTVLMACSGLFYTIFTDAHKCNLNAISLDPKVDPEGFAILLDFMYTSRLALRESLIVAIMNTAVYLQMDHVVDTCHRFIKSSDPTVKLPRDEFLVSPLVMPQDIHAYRPHDMVDALHNRVAPFRDARPTYGAAGMFNGVGTPANYHLYGQFPVPGFPFPLCKLTDAKHAFGDLSRSGIHPHKHPHDAAAIGRAEYARAVGSSGVLHAANFAPREMGREDEVKKENHEGFGLPVGLNGRKRNYPALTLDHHHHHHHKDKEQAPPPEGEPIHHHYPPGRKSLMSSPQSPLKSDCQPNSPTESSSSKNAGLSQAVSGVPQSTSGTQDPKARNWKKYKFIVLNQSVREDEAGPRDPGLRSPQRGGPQTYPHSRDGDNPEAQSTRVSVEDHPMPQSSRLNNIIGSSLDVSLRNVEGQHASRFLNRLNCSTCGAQSPQHSEVCPSRSRLGEDGTEMHSEYSDSSCENGTFFCNECDSKFSEGEALKQHSLQVHSDKPYKCDRCQAAFRYKGNLASHKTVHTGEKPYRCNICGAQFNRPANLKTHTRIHSGEKPYKCETCGARFVQVAHLRAHVLIHTGEKPYPCEICGTRFRHLQTLKSHLRIHTGEKPYHCEKCNLHFRHKSQLRLHLRQKHGAITNTKIQYRVSTDAMPTDLTKVC
- the bcl6aa gene encoding BCL6A transcription repressor a isoform X1, with translation MQEVSRKALPEVSRMSCLTDSCIQFTRHASDVLLNLNRLRSRDILTDVTILVSRQQFRAHKTVLMACSGLFYTIFTDAHKCNLNAISLDPKVDPEGFAILLDFMYTSRLALRESLIVAIMNTAVYLQMDHVVDTCHRFIKSSDPTVKLPRDEFLVSPLVMPQDIHAYRPHDMVDALHNRVAPFRDARPTYGAAGMFNGVGTPANYHLYGQFPVPGFPFPLCKLTDAKHAFGDLSRSGIHPHKHPHDAAAIGRAEYARAVGSSGVLHAANFAPREMGREDEVKKENHEGFGLPVGLNGRKRNYPALTLDHHHHHHHKDKEQAPPPEGEPIHHHYPPGRKSLMSSPQSPLKSDCQPNSPTESSSSKNAGLSQAVSGVPQSTSGTQDPKARNWKKYKFIVLNQSVREDEAGPRDPGLRSPQRGGPQTYPHSRDGDNPEAQSTRVSVEDHPMPQSSRLNNIIGSSLDVSLRNVEGQHASRFLNRLNCSTCGAQSPQHSEVCPSRSRLGEDGTEMHSEYSDSSCENGTFFCNECDSKFSEGEALKQHSLQVHSDKPYKCDRCQAAFRYKGNLASHKTVHTGEKPYRCNICGAQFNRPANLKTHTRIHSGEKPYKCETCGARFVQVAHLRAHVLIHTGEKPYPCEICGTRFRHLQTLKSHLRIHTGEKPYHCEKCNLHFRHKSQLRLHLRQKHGAITNTKIQYRVSTDAMPTDLTKVC